In the Methylomonas sp. ZR1 genome, one interval contains:
- a CDS encoding RadC family protein, which yields MTADQQATINSAVEILSGLYKKQDLFATSPESVKQFCRLQAAHLEHEVFGVLLLDNQHQLIESITLFRGTIDGASVYPREVVKEVLSVNAAACIFFHNHPSSLAEPSDADRRITTRLIDALKLIDVRVLDHLIVTCRSAYSFAEAGIL from the coding sequence TTGACCGCCGATCAACAAGCTACTATCAATTCCGCCGTTGAAATCCTGTCTGGCTTATATAAGAAACAAGATTTATTTGCTACATCACCGGAAAGCGTTAAGCAATTTTGCCGGTTGCAAGCCGCACACCTTGAACATGAAGTTTTCGGCGTGTTGTTGCTGGATAACCAGCATCAATTGATTGAGTCGATTACCTTGTTCCGTGGCACTATCGATGGCGCAAGTGTTTACCCACGCGAGGTAGTGAAAGAAGTTCTTTCCGTTAATGCGGCCGCCTGCATTTTCTTTCACAACCACCCGTCGAGTCTGGCGGAGCCTTCCGATGCGGATCGCCGAATTACTACCCGCCTGATCGATGCTTTAAAACTGATTGATGTCCGGGTTTTGGATCACTTGATTGTCACTTGCCGCAGTGCTTATAGTTTCGCGGAAGCTGGAATTTTATAA
- a CDS encoding DNA mismatch endonuclease Vsr translates to MTDIVDASTRSRMMSGIRAKNTKPEILIRSLLHRNGFRFRLHVNNLPGKPDIVLTRYHAVIFVHGCFWHGHECPLFKWPGTRPDFWREKIGRNRTNDHKAREALLVAGWRVGIVWECALRGAGKNIDSVAQRLSEWLRNNAQLLEVVG, encoded by the coding sequence GTGACTGACATAGTAGACGCCTCAACACGGAGCCGTATGATGTCTGGTATCCGGGCAAAGAATACCAAACCGGAAATTCTAATCCGCAGTCTGTTACACCGGAATGGGTTCCGGTTCCGTCTTCATGTTAACAATTTGCCGGGCAAACCTGATATTGTGCTGACGCGTTACCATGCCGTGATATTTGTACATGGATGTTTCTGGCATGGGCACGAGTGTCCTTTGTTCAAATGGCCTGGTACTCGTCCAGACTTTTGGCGAGAGAAAATCGGACGAAACCGTACAAACGATCACAAGGCAAGGGAAGCTTTACTTGTTGCCGGATGGAGGGTTGGCATAGTTTGGGAGTGTGCTTTACGTGGCGCAGGCAAAAACATTGATAGTGTTGCGCAGAGATTGTCAGAATGGCTTCGTAATAATGCCCAATTGCTTGAGGTTGTTGGGTGA
- a CDS encoding type II restriction endonuclease, whose product MKPGYLSEYFEGVAAKRLSAVEADETRSNQHEYHATKKVQAFLGSPEEKTRMPARFLYLTDDDPDPIVEDAFLTLYNCRKGKPRAPEYHLYFPTTNVSLNASEGDLLVIAKRRDAGLLIIIAENGSSIARQIEWLFGFGDLAHPGFSVKSELETEQDRIEFASRFILENIGIAVETSEDTFLDDMLTRFTGCFPTTRDFSAYARSTLKDLDPRENPDMVLMAWMEREEILFRTLERYLIADRLSEGFADEASTGADVDGFLSFSLSVQNRRKSRVGLALENHLELLFIENGLRFTRAAITENKSKPDFLFPGVEEYHNPTYDSLMLTMLGVKSTCKDRWRQVLSEADRIENKHLLTLETAISTHQTDEMAAKQLQLVLPRGLHSTYTPAQQTWLMDVDAFTRLAHERQVV is encoded by the coding sequence GTGAAGCCTGGGTATTTATCCGAGTATTTTGAGGGTGTTGCCGCAAAACGATTGAGTGCGGTTGAGGCCGATGAAACACGCTCAAACCAGCACGAATACCATGCCACCAAAAAAGTTCAGGCATTTCTTGGCAGTCCTGAAGAAAAGACTAGAATGCCCGCGCGTTTTCTTTACCTCACCGATGATGATCCTGATCCTATTGTCGAGGATGCTTTCCTCACTCTCTACAATTGCCGTAAGGGCAAGCCACGTGCGCCGGAATACCATCTCTATTTTCCAACCACGAATGTCTCGTTAAATGCCAGCGAAGGCGATTTGCTTGTTATTGCTAAAAGGCGTGACGCTGGCCTACTGATCATTATCGCCGAAAATGGATCGAGCATTGCGCGGCAGATTGAATGGCTGTTTGGTTTTGGCGATTTGGCCCATCCCGGTTTTTCAGTCAAATCCGAGCTTGAAACTGAACAGGATCGTATCGAATTCGCGTCGAGATTTATTCTGGAAAATATCGGTATTGCGGTTGAAACATCGGAAGATACCTTTCTCGATGACATGCTGACTCGTTTTACTGGCTGCTTTCCGACTACTCGCGATTTCTCAGCCTATGCGCGTTCGACCCTCAAAGACCTTGATCCACGGGAAAATCCAGATATGGTGCTAATGGCATGGATGGAGCGTGAGGAAATTCTGTTCCGTACACTTGAACGCTACCTCATTGCGGATCGCCTCTCAGAAGGGTTTGCTGATGAGGCAAGTACAGGTGCCGATGTGGACGGCTTCCTGTCATTTTCCTTGTCGGTACAGAACCGCCGCAAGAGCCGTGTCGGCCTTGCGTTGGAAAATCATCTTGAATTATTGTTTATAGAAAATGGTTTGCGCTTCACTCGTGCCGCTATTACAGAAAACAAGTCCAAGCCAGATTTTTTGTTCCCTGGAGTGGAGGAATATCATAATCCGACTTATGATTCATTGATGCTAACCATGCTTGGCGTAAAATCTACCTGCAAAGACCGGTGGCGGCAAGTGCTCAGTGAGGCTGATCGGATCGAAAATAAGCACCTGCTGACGTTGGAAACAGCAATATCCACGCATCAGACAGATGAAATGGCAGCGAAACAACTACAACTTGTTTTGCCACGAGGGCTCCATTCGACCTATACGCCTGCACAGCAAACCTGGCTAATGGATGTGGATGCATTCACACGGCTAGCACATGAGCGTCAGGTCGTTTAG
- the dcm gene encoding DNA (cytosine-5-)-methyltransferase, whose translation MSAKIPSDDIMTQTPPLELLKQARNRYTQREIAEYVGKDSKTVRRWEKGETPCPTMLEPALRDLLQSPSHVSGDHRFRFIDLFAGIGGIRMGFEAHGGKCVFTSEWNDFSKKTYIENYGDHHPFVGDIVPYPAEEVPDHDVLLGGFPCQPFSIAGVSKKNSLGRPHGFECTTQGTLFFDVARIIATKRPKAFLLENVKNLLSHDKGNTFDVILQTLRDELKYDVHYKVIDGQHFTPQHRERIIIVGFREKTDFSWNDLQLPEESPRLSSILHKTDGTEPVLPWDGDRFFDHGKQAVLSKYTLTPNLWTYLQSYAEKHRAAGNGFGFGMAYPDSVTRTLSARYYKDGSEILVWQGKNKRPRRLTPRECARLMGFPDTFQIPVSDTQAYRQFGNSVIMPVMKEVARIMAPRVQALIEQECTGIAQQPLFA comes from the coding sequence ATGTCCGCAAAAATACCCAGCGACGATATTATGACTCAGACTCCCCCGCTCGAACTCTTGAAGCAGGCCCGCAACCGATATACCCAGCGCGAAATTGCCGAGTATGTAGGTAAGGACTCCAAGACTGTGCGACGCTGGGAAAAGGGAGAAACGCCTTGCCCAACCATGCTGGAACCGGCCTTGCGTGATTTGCTGCAATCCCCTTCTCATGTAAGCGGCGACCATCGCTTTCGCTTTATTGATCTTTTCGCTGGTATAGGGGGTATCCGTATGGGCTTTGAAGCCCACGGAGGAAAATGTGTATTCACCAGTGAATGGAATGACTTCTCAAAGAAAACCTATATTGAAAACTACGGCGATCACCATCCTTTTGTCGGCGACATAGTTCCGTACCCTGCTGAAGAAGTTCCTGATCATGACGTATTGCTCGGAGGGTTTCCTTGTCAGCCTTTCAGTATCGCTGGTGTGAGTAAAAAGAATTCCCTTGGTCGTCCACATGGATTCGAATGTACTACCCAAGGAACGCTGTTTTTCGATGTTGCCCGTATTATTGCAACTAAACGGCCAAAGGCATTCTTGCTGGAAAACGTAAAGAACCTGCTTTCACACGATAAAGGCAATACATTTGACGTGATCCTGCAAACCTTACGGGATGAATTAAAATACGATGTTCACTACAAGGTCATTGATGGGCAGCACTTTACCCCCCAACATCGTGAGCGGATAATCATCGTCGGTTTCCGCGAGAAAACTGATTTTTCATGGAATGACTTGCAACTGCCGGAAGAAAGTCCGCGACTCTCTTCAATATTACACAAGACGGATGGCACTGAACCCGTATTACCGTGGGATGGGGACCGTTTTTTCGATCACGGCAAACAAGCAGTGCTATCCAAATACACCTTGACGCCAAATTTGTGGACTTACCTGCAATCCTACGCGGAAAAGCATCGGGCCGCCGGCAATGGCTTTGGCTTTGGGATGGCATATCCAGATAGCGTAACACGTACCCTGTCGGCCAGATATTATAAGGACGGTTCGGAAATACTGGTATGGCAAGGTAAAAACAAGCGGCCGCGTCGCCTGACACCTCGTGAATGTGCTCGATTAATGGGTTTTCCGGATACATTCCAAATACCTGTAAGTGATACACAGGCTTACCGCCAGTTCGGCAATAGTGTCATCATGCCAGTGATGAAGGAAGTTGCCCGTATCATGGCTCCGCGCGTTCAGGCGTTGATCGAACAGGAATGTACTGGCATTGCTCAGCAACCACTATTTGCTTGA